One part of the Acidobacteriota bacterium genome encodes these proteins:
- a CDS encoding PDZ domain-containing protein — protein MSFRGKLWVMVLSGAIAVYAVIGGLPFVGNVLNANAQQPVNDAGAQLRIVESVLQHIQNDYVDDPNMEKVRVGALRGLANGLDPYSSFLTADQVKEYQAGKAITKTSIGAEFSQVSGFLYVISVIKGGPADKAGLKSGDVIEYIDTKASRDVSLYDATQLVAGNSGTTVALRVLRSGEKPQTIKVTRGTYSVPKAESRMEGTKIGVVKIYSLEEGEAADIKAQVASLQKQGAAKIILDLRGVAGGKLEEAASVANLFIKDGNLATIIGRENKPTKTFAADPAKAIFDGEAAVLINLSTAGASEAIASAFLDRKRGEVVGERTFGMGTEQQLFTLKSGDGLLLTVAKWASPNGTPFLGEDKATMGVKPSVEVKRPDTPEPLDIESLGDGPTQPNPGATPTPTPKPKVAPVLEDIQLKKALEILGGNASAAKAG, from the coding sequence ATGTCATTTCGCGGAAAACTTTGGGTCATGGTGCTGTCGGGTGCGATCGCTGTCTATGCGGTCATCGGCGGCCTGCCGTTCGTCGGCAACGTTCTGAACGCAAACGCCCAACAGCCGGTCAACGATGCGGGTGCACAGTTGCGGATCGTCGAATCCGTGCTGCAACACATCCAGAACGATTATGTCGACGACCCCAACATGGAAAAGGTCCGCGTCGGGGCTTTGCGAGGCCTCGCGAACGGTTTGGACCCGTATTCGTCCTTTTTGACGGCAGATCAGGTCAAGGAATACCAGGCCGGTAAAGCGATCACAAAGACCAGCATCGGCGCGGAGTTCTCACAGGTTTCGGGTTTCCTTTACGTCATCTCCGTCATAAAGGGCGGACCCGCGGACAAAGCCGGCCTCAAGTCGGGGGATGTCATCGAATACATAGATACGAAAGCCTCGCGCGATGTTTCGCTCTACGACGCGACACAATTGGTTGCCGGAAATTCGGGAACGACGGTTGCTCTCCGTGTACTTCGCTCCGGGGAGAAACCGCAAACGATAAAAGTGACTCGCGGCACGTACAGCGTCCCAAAGGCTGAATCCCGCATGGAAGGCACGAAGATTGGCGTGGTCAAGATCTATAGCCTCGAAGAAGGCGAAGCGGCAGACATCAAAGCACAGGTAGCATCCCTTCAAAAGCAAGGGGCAGCTAAGATCATATTAGATCTTCGCGGAGTTGCGGGCGGCAAGCTTGAGGAAGCCGCAAGTGTTGCCAACCTATTCATCAAGGACGGGAACCTTGCCACCATTATTGGCCGTGAGAATAAGCCGACGAAAACTTTCGCGGCAGACCCTGCGAAGGCAATTTTCGACGGCGAAGCCGCGGTCTTGATCAATCTCAGCACTGCCGGTGCCTCCGAAGCCATTGCATCGGCCTTTCTGGATCGTAAACGCGGTGAGGTGGTCGGCGAGCGTACATTCGGGATGGGAACCGAACAGCAGCTTTTCACGCTCAAGAGTGGCGACGGACTGCTGCTTACAGTTGCCAAGTGGGCATCGCCAAACGGCACTCCTTTCCTCGGCGAAGACAAAGCAACGATGGGTGTAAAACCTTCGGTAGAGGTCAAACGCCCCGATACGCCAGAACCGCTAGACATTGAAAGCCTCGGCGACGGCCCGACGCAGCCTAATCCCGGAGCGACGCCAACGCCGACGCCAAAACCGAAGGTTGCACCGGTCCTGGAAGATATCCAGCTTAAGAAGGCACTCGAGATACTCGGCGGAAATGCTTCTGCGGCAAAAGCGGGTTAG
- the ccsA gene encoding cytochrome c biogenesis protein CcsA, which translates to MNELDRLDTDGKLKGYLPAILVIFGAFVMLGARIQFGDGFINDGALMMLALACYILAAVFYLTNLYAPSGMAEKIGFWSASLGVFFNLSSWLVRWVSAYDHEIAIMRESGNMASPWVFRYIPFANLYDLSLAFAFGAGITTLLFAKRHNFRVISAFTLPLAALILVLARFIGNEFIDLPPVLDSYWRPIHVGDASLSYGVALVCFAVAVMYLLKDGVKVEAMAIWSSLFAISVIATVSKFSVVTSFVYRAGLFVPSTGNKKPFSAPFRLDLPYVGPALAVAGVLLLGVVIAYIIYIYKENEKARIAGSYLIKLAFLAQIISIALLVNGIKTTNDVYPKLQAQLANDPSQYVTAGMAIAETQQLSVPELSAMTANQHEQMARNYMQSAGPSMFLSLNTNPVEVAALLTALVGTLFVLIFGFRTEKLRERLPSLESLDNLMYKTACLAFAGLAILLITGAIWANESWGRPWGFDSKETGALVAWLTYAAFLHTRISRGWRGRSSAYFAIVGFLFVIFTYLGVSYLLKGLHSYA; encoded by the coding sequence ATGAACGAACTCGATAGATTGGATACAGACGGCAAATTAAAGGGATATTTGCCCGCGATCTTGGTCATTTTTGGTGCATTCGTCATGCTCGGAGCCCGGATCCAATTCGGCGATGGGTTTATTAATGATGGTGCGTTGATGATGCTCGCTTTGGCCTGCTATATCCTTGCCGCCGTTTTCTATCTTACGAATCTGTACGCTCCGTCCGGAATGGCAGAAAAGATCGGTTTTTGGAGTGCGTCGCTTGGCGTTTTCTTTAATCTCTCCAGTTGGTTGGTCCGATGGGTATCAGCCTACGATCACGAGATCGCAATAATGCGCGAAAGCGGCAACATGGCGAGCCCGTGGGTTTTTCGCTACATTCCGTTTGCGAATCTTTATGATCTTAGTCTTGCATTCGCATTTGGAGCGGGAATTACTACGCTTTTATTCGCTAAAAGGCATAATTTCCGCGTAATTTCGGCGTTCACTCTGCCGCTTGCGGCACTTATTCTCGTTCTGGCCAGGTTCATTGGAAACGAATTCATCGATCTACCACCGGTTCTCGATTCATATTGGCGTCCGATACATGTCGGTGACGCATCGCTGAGCTACGGCGTCGCTCTCGTTTGTTTTGCAGTTGCGGTCATGTACCTGTTGAAGGACGGAGTCAAGGTTGAGGCAATGGCAATATGGTCTAGCTTGTTCGCGATCAGCGTGATCGCAACGGTAAGCAAGTTTTCGGTGGTGACATCCTTTGTCTATCGTGCCGGCCTTTTTGTGCCGAGCACGGGTAATAAAAAGCCGTTTTCTGCTCCGTTCCGCCTCGATCTTCCTTACGTCGGTCCGGCCTTAGCAGTCGCCGGTGTGTTGTTGCTTGGTGTAGTTATCGCCTATATCATTTACATTTATAAGGAAAATGAGAAAGCCCGTATTGCCGGCAGCTATTTGATCAAACTGGCATTTCTCGCTCAGATCATTTCTATCGCCTTACTTGTAAATGGAATTAAGACAACTAACGACGTCTACCCTAAACTCCAAGCTCAACTTGCCAATGACCCGAGCCAATACGTCACAGCCGGCATGGCGATCGCTGAGACACAACAGTTATCTGTTCCGGAGTTGTCGGCAATGACGGCGAACCAGCACGAGCAAATGGCACGGAACTATATGCAGTCCGCCGGCCCGTCGATGTTCCTTAGCCTAAACACAAATCCTGTCGAGGTCGCAGCGTTGTTGACCGCGCTGGTCGGGACATTGTTTGTCCTTATTTTCGGCTTCCGGACCGAAAAACTCCGCGAACGCCTGCCAAGCCTCGAATCGCTCGACAATCTGATGTATAAGACCGCCTGTCTTGCTTTTGCCGGACTCGCTATTTTATTAATAACAGGAGCGATCTGGGCGAACGAGTCGTGGGGACGGCCTTGGGGTTTTGATTCGAAGGAAACCGGAGCTCTCGTCGCGTGGCTGACCTATGCCGCATTCCTTCATACCCGGATCTCACGCGGATGGCGTGGACGAAGCTCAGCATACTTTGCGATAGTAGGATTTTTATTTGTGATCTTTACGTATCTCGGAGTGAGTTACCTGTTAAAGGGATTGCACAGTTATGCATAG
- a CDS encoding cytochrome c: MNYIKLTVVLMAAALFAVACGQTATTPNTTNSTANNKPAATPGAGTPAPAATPEEIAMGMDLYAKNCAECHKDSGKGGKVTIDGKTLNPDDITTAKMAAKPDEKLTEYVVNGFPDDGMPAFKDKMTPEQIKAVIKHVRTLQKP; the protein is encoded by the coding sequence GTGAATTATATCAAGCTAACTGTTGTGTTGATGGCCGCCGCATTATTCGCCGTTGCCTGCGGCCAAACGGCAACTACACCGAATACTACTAACTCAACTGCCAACAACAAGCCCGCGGCCACTCCCGGAGCGGGAACTCCGGCTCCGGCTGCAACGCCTGAGGAGATCGCTATGGGTATGGATCTTTACGCAAAGAATTGTGCCGAATGCCATAAGGACAGCGGCAAGGGCGGAAAAGTTACGATCGACGGCAAAACGCTCAACCCGGACGATATCACTACCGCAAAAATGGCGGCAAAACCCGATGAAAAGCTAACCGAATATGTTGTTAACGGGTTCCCAGACGACGGCATGCCGGCATTCAAAGATAAGATGACCCCTGAGCAGATCAAAGCCGTTATTAAACACGTACGAACGCTGCAAAAGCCGTAA
- a CDS encoding penicillin acylase family protein, whose protein sequence is MKRILFVLSFFAACLISNAFGQIQPTKMSVVGLKNEVIVSRDSRSIPYLTAANDADLYFAQGFVMASDRLWQMDVARRTPRGQLAELFGEIRLEEDKRWRRFGFSALAEQSFAAMNVETKAPLENYARGVNAFMATLDDKTMPPEFKILQYKPTPWLPTDSLIIAANLADALSSTWRLDLIMASLVGFDRQKLADLTNQVTPYDVVLFGSDSKKASAAKSPQITPSETALALAAKDDDLRRSSLELLGLYAEELAASNNWVISGKRTADGRAMLANDPHLAPMTPGIWYLIDLRSPSHHVAGVVFPGMPGVTIGHNDHFAWGMTNVGPDAQDLYAETFNDVGEYKTPTGWAKPVVRTETINVRGNLMKPDTSPQTIDVMETRNGTVITDDVGKKYALKWTARDPKNLRLEAFPLINRAKDWASFKAALTRFGGPAHNFVYADVKGNIGWHIAGAIPIRRNGEGALPYDGATTDGDWLGDIPFEELPNLYNPKAGFIVTANQRTVGTDYKYPQMTRAAAAPWRARRIYDLLSKWDKATMDDSRDVLYDAYNIPLAEFGRAVLAENTVSNETAAVLREWNGKMTPDSRGAVLVDELRGCVINKMAESNKPVPGFLINGRVFDRATREKLPRWLPAGFSTYGELYKACDAIIRTSLAASKTYGADPTGWIWGKNWKSRFAHPLAAVPLIGGQFATPNVGIAGSGNTPNVGSSVSMRLIASPGNWDATRQVIPMGQSGDPRSPHFKDQFEAWNTGAPVIMHFSKPAIDKATVSKLTLSPK, encoded by the coding sequence ATGAAACGAATTCTTTTTGTTCTGTCATTTTTCGCGGCTTGCCTGATTTCCAATGCCTTTGGCCAAATTCAGCCGACGAAAATGTCTGTCGTCGGCCTCAAGAACGAGGTCATTGTTAGCCGCGACTCGCGCAGCATTCCTTACCTAACGGCAGCGAATGATGCTGACCTGTATTTCGCCCAAGGTTTTGTGATGGCGAGCGATCGTTTGTGGCAAATGGATGTTGCCAGACGGACGCCGAGAGGGCAGCTTGCGGAATTGTTTGGCGAGATTAGGCTTGAGGAAGACAAAAGATGGAGGCGGTTCGGTTTCAGTGCATTGGCTGAGCAAAGCTTTGCGGCGATGAATGTTGAAACAAAGGCCCCGCTTGAGAATTATGCGCGCGGTGTCAACGCATTTATGGCGACGCTTGATGACAAGACGATGCCGCCTGAGTTCAAGATACTGCAGTACAAACCTACGCCATGGCTGCCTACGGACAGCCTGATAATAGCTGCGAATCTTGCGGACGCACTTAGTTCCACGTGGCGGCTAGATCTGATCATGGCGTCGCTGGTCGGATTTGATAGACAAAAGCTTGCAGATCTCACAAATCAGGTCACGCCTTATGATGTTGTATTGTTTGGCAGTGATTCTAAGAAGGCATCTGCCGCAAAATCACCACAAATCACGCCGAGCGAGACCGCGCTTGCCCTGGCGGCAAAGGACGATGATCTGCGGCGGAGTTCACTTGAGCTGTTGGGATTGTACGCTGAGGAACTTGCGGCCTCAAACAATTGGGTGATAAGCGGCAAACGTACGGCGGACGGCCGTGCGATGCTGGCGAACGATCCTCATCTCGCGCCAATGACGCCGGGCATATGGTATCTGATCGATCTCAGGTCGCCGAGCCATCACGTCGCAGGCGTAGTGTTCCCCGGAATGCCGGGCGTAACGATCGGGCATAACGATCATTTTGCGTGGGGAATGACGAACGTCGGCCCTGACGCGCAAGACCTTTACGCTGAGACGTTCAACGATGTCGGCGAGTACAAAACGCCTACGGGCTGGGCGAAACCTGTTGTTCGCACTGAAACGATCAACGTCCGCGGCAATCTGATGAAGCCCGACACCTCGCCGCAGACCATCGACGTTATGGAAACGCGTAACGGCACAGTGATCACGGATGATGTCGGTAAGAAATATGCTCTAAAATGGACAGCTCGCGACCCTAAGAACCTGCGCCTCGAGGCATTTCCTCTGATAAATCGTGCAAAAGACTGGGCGTCGTTCAAAGCTGCACTGACACGGTTCGGCGGACCTGCGCACAACTTTGTATATGCTGATGTTAAGGGCAACATCGGCTGGCACATAGCCGGAGCCATTCCGATCCGGAGAAATGGCGAAGGTGCGTTGCCTTACGATGGTGCGACGACGGACGGCGATTGGCTCGGCGACATTCCGTTTGAGGAATTGCCAAATCTTTACAACCCAAAAGCTGGTTTCATCGTTACGGCGAATCAGCGAACTGTTGGAACTGACTACAAATATCCTCAAATGACACGTGCCGCTGCCGCGCCATGGCGTGCGCGCAGGATATATGACCTTCTCTCCAAGTGGGACAAAGCCACGATGGACGACAGTCGAGATGTTTTGTACGACGCTTACAACATTCCGCTTGCTGAATTTGGTCGTGCCGTGCTTGCCGAGAACACGGTCTCGAACGAAACTGCGGCCGTTTTGCGTGAATGGAACGGAAAAATGACTCCGGACAGTCGGGGAGCCGTTCTCGTGGACGAATTGCGAGGTTGTGTTATCAACAAAATGGCCGAAAGCAACAAACCCGTGCCCGGATTTCTTATCAATGGTCGTGTTTTTGATCGAGCGACTCGCGAAAAGTTGCCGCGATGGCTTCCGGCTGGTTTTAGTACGTATGGCGAGCTTTACAAAGCCTGCGACGCGATCATTAGAACGTCTCTAGCGGCATCCAAAACCTACGGAGCCGACCCGACAGGATGGATTTGGGGCAAGAATTGGAAATCTCGATTCGCACATCCGCTCGCTGCCGTTCCATTGATCGGCGGACAGTTCGCCACGCCGAACGTCGGCATCGCCGGCAGTGGCAATACACCAAACGTCGGTTCCAGCGTGTCGATGCGGCTGATCGCGTCGCCCGGCAACTGGGACGCGACGCGTCAGGTAATTCCCATGGGCCAGTCCGGCGACCCCAGATCGCCCCATTTCAAAGACCAATTCGAGGCGTGGAACACCGGAGCACCCGTAATCATGCATTTTTCCAAGCCCGCGATCGACAAAGCAACCGTCTCGAAGCTCACTTTGAGCCCGAAATAG
- a CDS encoding imidazolonepropionase: MNHVDTIIFNVGELVTCAAGGKPKRRAEMADVGIIANGAVAIADGKFAAVGTTEEILQEFAAENVIDVEGKVICPGFVDPHTHIVYAGDRLNEFELKIKGADYLDILASGGGILSTVKATRAASFEHLVKLGLKLLDKMFVCGTTTAEIKTGYGLDTATELKMLDVIAELDKRHVIDIVPTFLAAHTVPNEFKDNADGYVDLVCAEMLPRAWDWYRRSHFWGLVPFFADVFTEQKSFNVDQSRRILESARTMGFRIKAHVDQFTNLGGSRLAIGCGATSIDHLDAISDEEIAILAASDTVGIVIPTENFNAGKTQFANARKMIDAGCAMALSTDYNPGSAPCPSQPMAMAIACRYQKLLPAEALNAATINAAFAIGLGEQCGSIEKGKKADLLILDMNDHRQIVAEFGGNGVKTVFKRGEVV; the protein is encoded by the coding sequence ATGAACCATGTAGATACCATTATTTTCAACGTCGGCGAACTCGTGACCTGTGCCGCCGGCGGCAAGCCTAAGCGTCGTGCCGAAATGGCGGACGTTGGGATAATTGCCAACGGAGCTGTCGCGATCGCCGACGGCAAGTTTGCAGCCGTCGGCACGACCGAAGAGATTCTCCAAGAGTTCGCAGCCGAGAATGTTATCGATGTTGAAGGAAAGGTGATATGCCCGGGATTTGTGGATCCGCATACACACATCGTTTACGCGGGCGACCGGCTTAACGAGTTTGAGCTTAAGATAAAAGGTGCGGATTATCTGGATATCTTGGCGAGTGGAGGCGGAATCCTCTCGACCGTTAAAGCGACTCGTGCCGCCTCCTTCGAACACTTGGTCAAGTTGGGCTTGAAGCTCCTCGATAAGATGTTTGTCTGTGGAACGACGACCGCCGAGATCAAGACAGGTTACGGGCTCGATACGGCCACGGAGCTGAAAATGTTGGACGTGATCGCAGAGCTCGATAAGCGGCACGTGATCGACATCGTGCCGACGTTTCTAGCTGCTCACACGGTTCCGAACGAATTTAAGGACAATGCGGACGGTTACGTCGATCTCGTATGCGCTGAAATGCTGCCGCGTGCGTGGGATTGGTATCGACGATCCCATTTTTGGGGCTTGGTTCCGTTCTTTGCCGACGTTTTTACCGAACAGAAGTCGTTCAATGTCGATCAATCACGAAGGATCTTAGAATCGGCAAGAACTATGGGCTTTAGAATCAAGGCACATGTCGACCAGTTCACGAATCTTGGCGGATCGCGGCTGGCGATCGGCTGCGGGGCTACATCGATCGATCATCTCGACGCTATCTCCGACGAAGAGATCGCAATTCTTGCGGCGAGTGATACGGTTGGTATCGTTATCCCGACCGAGAATTTCAATGCGGGAAAAACCCAATTCGCGAATGCCCGCAAAATGATCGATGCTGGCTGTGCAATGGCCTTGTCGACCGATTACAATCCGGGCTCGGCTCCGTGCCCTTCGCAACCGATGGCGATGGCGATTGCGTGTCGTTATCAAAAGCTCTTACCGGCCGAAGCGTTAAACGCGGCGACGATCAATGCAGCGTTTGCGATCGGACTCGGTGAGCAATGTGGCTCTATTGAAAAGGGCAAAAAGGCGGACTTGCTGATATTGGATATGAATGATCACCGCCAGATCGTGGCGGAATTCGGCGGCAACGGCGTAAAAACCGTGTTCAAGCGAGGGGAAGTCGTATAG
- a CDS encoding SDR family oxidoreductase — MKTMVIVGASKGIGSALAQRLSNAGHSVIALSRTEGDTCDIPNVRSLEYDAIGEGDFPFIEGSVDGIVYCPGSINLKPFIRLTEKEFLTDLNINLLGSVKTIQSLLPNLKEAEDPSIVLFSTVAVQTGMGFHSSISAAKGAVEGLTRALAAEFAPKIRVNCIAPSLTDTSLAERLLNSEEKRVAVAGRNPLNKIGTPDDVAAMAEFLLTGGSRWITGQILHVDGGMGMLR, encoded by the coding sequence ATGAAGACCATGGTTATCGTCGGTGCAAGCAAAGGCATCGGGAGCGCACTCGCACAAAGGTTATCCAACGCAGGGCACAGCGTGATCGCTTTGAGCCGGACCGAAGGCGACACTTGTGATATCCCGAATGTCAGGTCCCTTGAATATGACGCAATCGGCGAGGGAGATTTTCCGTTTATCGAAGGATCCGTTGACGGGATCGTCTATTGTCCGGGCAGTATAAATCTAAAGCCATTCATCCGCCTGACGGAAAAGGAATTTCTTACGGATCTCAATATTAACCTCCTCGGATCTGTGAAGACGATACAGTCGTTACTTCCAAATCTAAAGGAAGCTGAAGATCCGTCGATCGTACTGTTCAGCACAGTGGCTGTTCAAACCGGTATGGGATTTCATTCGTCAATATCTGCTGCAAAAGGCGCTGTAGAGGGTCTAACTCGAGCGCTGGCGGCCGAATTCGCCCCAAAGATCCGGGTCAACTGCATTGCCCCATCGCTGACTGACACATCGCTTGCTGAGAGATTGCTTAACTCTGAGGAAAAACGAGTAGCGGTTGCTGGGCGCAATCCATTGAACAAGATCGGCACGCCGGATGACGTCGCAGCGATGGCGGAATTTCTCTTGACCGGCGGATCAAGGTGGATCACAGGCCAGATCCTTCACGTTGACGGCGGAATGGGTATGCTGCGATAG
- the ruvX gene encoding Holliday junction resolvase RuvX — translation MQQKEITNPLELTDLSTVPAEGRIVSLDPGTKRVGVAVCDELRFTTRPLPFITRTSWKKLLVEVKTILAELDAKALVIGLPLRSDGGESEMSSEARSMARRFSLSLEIPVYLQDERVTSYEAKSRLWQRGLDVKESRSQVDSEAAAIILSDFLDRL, via the coding sequence GTGCAACAAAAAGAAATAACTAATCCGCTCGAACTTACAGATCTTTCGACCGTTCCTGCGGAAGGCCGCATCGTGTCGCTCGACCCCGGAACCAAACGCGTCGGCGTCGCGGTCTGTGACGAATTACGCTTCACGACGCGTCCGTTACCGTTTATAACGCGAACGAGTTGGAAAAAGTTATTGGTTGAGGTCAAAACCATCCTTGCCGAGTTGGATGCAAAGGCTCTCGTGATTGGTTTGCCGTTGCGTTCGGACGGCGGCGAAAGCGAAATGAGCTCGGAGGCACGCTCGATGGCCCGCCGCTTCTCTCTTTCACTCGAGATCCCTGTTTATTTGCAAGACGAACGCGTCACTTCATATGAAGCCAAGTCCCGTCTCTGGCAACGCGGGCTGGATGTAAAAGAATCGCGCTCCCAAGTAGATTCCGAGGCCGCCGCGATAATACTCAGCGACTTCCTCGACCGCCTCTGA
- a CDS encoding GNAT family N-acetyltransferase has translation MISREIIVRQLEEKDLNEWLRLRQLLWDETPVEEHRDEMLDIIEHPEFQLVLVADAGDEGLIGFLEVSIRPFAEDCDTENVGYLEGWFVQPEYRRTGVGRNLVANAEQWAKAHGCTEMASDAEMGNEDSIEAHRQLGYEETSRLVHLRKELV, from the coding sequence ATGATATCACGTGAGATAATCGTCAGACAGCTCGAGGAAAAAGACCTCAATGAGTGGTTGCGACTGAGGCAATTGCTTTGGGATGAAACGCCGGTTGAAGAGCATCGAGATGAGATGCTCGACATCATTGAGCATCCGGAATTCCAGCTTGTGCTTGTTGCCGATGCGGGGGACGAAGGCCTGATCGGATTTTTAGAGGTGAGTATTCGGCCGTTTGCTGAAGATTGCGACACGGAGAATGTCGGCTACCTTGAAGGGTGGTTCGTTCAGCCCGAATATCGTAGGACCGGCGTTGGCCGTAACCTCGTCGCAAACGCCGAGCAGTGGGCAAAGGCCCATGGCTGTACCGAGATGGCATCCGATGCGGAAATGGGCAACGAGGACAGTATTGAGGCACATAGGCAGCTTGGTTACGAGGAAACCTCTAGGCTAGTGCACTTAAGGAAAGAACTGGTCTAA
- the hutH gene encoding histidine ammonia-lyase, whose protein sequence is MFNEIIIDGENLSFEHVIAVAYGEAGGPRVALSDTAKSKVDRSAAAVQTLLDRGEIAYGITTGFGAFKDKIISREEVELLQRNIVVSHSVGVGDPFDTATVRAVMLIRANTLARGFSGIKLATLEMILEFLNRGVHPVIPEKGSLGASGDLAPLAHFACVLIGEGEAEFDGSVMKGAEALKLAGLSPITLAAKEGLALTNGTTVMTAVGLLETWKAMRLASVADVAGSLTLEALNGTCSAFDERIHALRPHPRQVECAKNLRAILAESEFVRSFDPSNVQDAYTLRCMPQVHGACRDAIAYAEWLIKLELNSVTDNPLIFIDDTGEKIEVISGGNFHGEPLALAFDYLTIALSELGNISERRIMRLTDEDSNAHILPAFLTEHGGINSGFMIVQYTAAALCTENKILAHPASVDTIPSSANVEDHVSMGATAAVKLRQVADNLEHILSLELFCAAQGIDLRKKRMGGERKLGKGTRDVYAKIRASIPFIERDEYMKDHMNAAHSVVREFNEI, encoded by the coding sequence ATGTTTAATGAGATCATAATTGACGGCGAGAATCTTTCGTTTGAACATGTCATTGCCGTCGCCTATGGCGAAGCTGGAGGGCCTCGCGTGGCGTTGTCTGATACAGCAAAGTCAAAGGTCGATCGATCAGCGGCGGCGGTGCAGACTTTGCTCGATCGGGGTGAGATAGCTTACGGCATTACGACGGGTTTTGGGGCATTTAAGGACAAGATCATCAGCCGCGAAGAGGTAGAACTGTTGCAGCGGAATATAGTTGTCAGTCATTCGGTCGGCGTGGGCGATCCGTTTGATACCGCGACCGTAAGGGCCGTGATGTTGATCCGTGCTAACACGCTGGCGCGCGGGTTTTCCGGCATAAAGCTCGCAACGCTTGAGATGATCCTTGAATTCCTCAATCGCGGTGTCCATCCGGTCATCCCCGAAAAGGGAAGTCTCGGAGCCAGCGGCGACCTCGCTCCGCTTGCCCACTTTGCTTGCGTTCTCATTGGCGAGGGCGAAGCAGAATTCGATGGCTCGGTGATGAAGGGTGCTGAAGCACTAAAACTGGCCGGCCTGTCGCCCATCACGCTTGCGGCGAAGGAAGGGCTAGCCCTCACCAACGGTACGACCGTCATGACTGCGGTAGGGCTGCTTGAGACGTGGAAAGCCATGCGTCTCGCAAGCGTTGCTGATGTCGCGGGCAGTTTGACGCTCGAAGCGTTGAACGGCACATGTTCCGCATTCGATGAACGTATCCATGCCTTGCGGCCTCATCCAAGACAGGTCGAATGTGCGAAGAATCTGAGAGCGATCCTCGCGGAGAGCGAGTTTGTACGCAGCTTCGATCCGTCAAATGTGCAGGATGCATATACGCTTCGATGCATGCCGCAGGTTCACGGGGCGTGCCGCGATGCCATCGCGTATGCGGAGTGGCTGATCAAGCTAGAACTCAATTCGGTAACTGACAATCCGTTGATCTTTATTGATGATACGGGCGAAAAGATCGAAGTCATTAGCGGCGGCAATTTCCATGGCGAACCGCTCGCATTGGCTTTCGATTATCTGACCATCGCATTGAGCGAACTTGGCAATATCTCCGAACGGCGCATCATGCGCCTCACGGACGAAGACTCAAATGCTCACATTCTACCGGCCTTCCTTACCGAGCACGGTGGTATTAACTCAGGATTCATGATCGTCCAGTACACTGCCGCAGCTCTTTGCACTGAGAACAAGATCCTTGCACATCCTGCGAGCGTCGACACGATTCCGAGCTCGGCGAATGTTGAAGATCACGTTTCGATGGGGGCAACCGCTGCCGTGAAACTAAGGCAAGTCGCAGACAACCTTGAACACATCCTCTCCCTCGAACTATTCTGCGCTGCACAGGGCATCGATCTTCGAAAGAAACGCATGGGGGGCGAGAGGAAATTAGGTAAGGGGACGCGCGATGTTTATGCGAAAATCAGAGCGTCGATTCCATTTATCGAACGTGACGAATACATGAAGGATCACATGAATGCGGCACACAGCGTAGTCCGCGAGTTTAATGAGATATAG